One window from the genome of Musa acuminata AAA Group cultivar baxijiao chromosome BXJ1-4, Cavendish_Baxijiao_AAA, whole genome shotgun sequence encodes:
- the LOC135672247 gene encoding uncharacterized protein LOC135672247, protein MAKRSDFAQKLLDDIRLRKEKLGYAASSGQPPSAGSFCSCCGRSQSSKNLVSTEVTEIWFTTIHNKTAAPKVGSRKIVPIGRATNSPNSVDASMALAFALSNCGKLHYTPKFGNELIPHSGSISYRESHNQYLLYNTRHHADRYPFLTNAQISEISKGVQKLNKILETCSDTSNYGKDSIQIGRELLKGATNLDDSLKMLVTLQEGSDCMVSSQGRQARLLKGMEEDESSNDEVNKNTLMYKPRISFDGSTKHFAELAKASDDTIIQRQRYLTSSYIGSSMTNSNYKEISLDASIKFTTHRRSLSCGPGSMPDSPYSGIRHKHDHGDELGNFSITNGKSSTSKSIRQLDPRSPINGSVRMPNVVAKLMGLEELPTLKAEVKKVKGKKDKSEKEMPIGQEADAKARKQVISPQRHFMQNYGRNKILNEINIEETKAKSSKEKTNYMRNMTPLSNNAPKIHLEISRKTENIDISHSLKEEIAENNLVKLMERVDKREKRSRSESATQDIIQPHQERDQQRTKEKSSQCHYNAASSKDTLLNKKDEQDRLGLANNQTKTQLTQQKTTVHMVKPKYPFCEKKDHDVDSKLKVSIATKSDWKSRTSTDKLSTNKVLSGGTVVAREGSSVKVGNLEQPKERPKSSHPEMQNTMYITSDHMELGRIAYENSDDMKSLLTDPRTDKEKPVPQILVTALMKPVHIPTAKKVDRANMKVHRGESHKVQGDNSRYIKRPNEKNQQSSFLNDLERRWKERISKDKRATVCSHETNSEQHIDQETKSTLLSDDSLVDAGKDEAKEERSVAETNYDDNHKTAFKDSQEKEVPLGADSELRPFNSKEKHNLEKKQTEGATEDRQLNNCNLLKLQNQAISETNGQGSLTEDEYILMQLLINNQHFRYTAQVLFKIMIPNDVIQTSSQAGLKEENKPLLDCGYELLRRKGKREMIHAMTKSHARGKVRYLNALMKELNEDIESLKFPSETINNDSTAELLHMMLKRDIEDRKPDINCMWDIGWNNIIFASVEKDEIIRDMEKHVLSGLISELARELVNATITVS, encoded by the exons ATGGCGAAGCGATCTGATTTTGCTCAGAAACTATTGGATGATATCAGATTGAGGAAAGAGAAGTTGGGATATGCTGCATCTTCAGGTCAGCCACCATCTGCTG GTTCTTTCTGTTCTTGTTGTGGGCGTTCGCAGAGTAGCAAAAATCTGGTCAGCACAGAAGTCACAGAAATATGGTTCACCACCATACATAACAAAACAGCGGCTCCAAAAGTTGGTTCCCGGAAGATTGTTCCCATTGGAAGAGCCACAAACAGTCCGAATTCTGTTGATGCGTCGATGGCGCTAGCATTTGCACTCAGTAATTGTGGAAAGCTTCATTACACACCTAAATTTGGTAACGAGCTCATTCCACATAGTGGATCTATTAGTTACAGAGAAAGCCACAATCAATACTTATTATACAACACGAGACATCATGCTGATCGGTATCCTTTTTTAACCAACGCGCAAATCAGTGAAATATCAAAAGGTGTTCAGAAATTGAATAAAATCCTTGAAACATGCTCTGATACATCAAATTATGGGAAGGATTCAATTCAAATTGGAAGGGAATTGTTGAAAGGGGCCACGAATTTGGATGACTCATTGAAAATGCTTGTCACCCTACAAGAGGGTTCAGATTGCATGGTCAGCTCTCAAGGGAGGCAGGCCAGACTGCTGAAGGGCATGGAAGAAGATGAATCATCCAATGACGAAGTAAACAAGAACACTCTAATGTACAAGCCCAGGATTTCTTTTGATGGGTCCACCAAACACTTCGCTGAATTGGCTAAAGCAAGCGATGATACCATTATTCAAAGGCAGAGATATTTGACCTCATCTTACATCGGAAGTAGTATGACTAATTCAAATTATAAAGAGATCTCATTAGATGCATCTATAAAATTCACTACACACAGAAGGTCTCTGAGTTGTGGTCCTGGTTCCATGCCTGATTCCCCGTATTCAGGCATTAGGCACAAACATGACCATGGTGATGAACTCGGGAACTTCTCAATCACTAATGGCAAGTCCTCAACTTCAAAGAGCATCAGACAGTTGGAtcctagaagccctataaatggcAGTGTAAGAATGCCAAATGTCGTTGCTAAACTTATGGGCCTCGAAGAACTTCCAACACTAAAGGCTGAGGTGAAAAAAGTCAAAGGAAAAAAGGACAAGTCTGAGAAAGAGATGCCAATAGGCCAGGAAGCAGATGCAAAAGCACGAAAACAGGTGATATCTCCGCAAAGGCACTTCATGCAGAATTATGGAAGGAACAAGATTCTAAATGAAATAAACATTGAAGAAACCAAGGCCAAAAGCAGCAAGGAGAAGACAAATTATATGCGGAACATGACCCCATTGTCCAATAATGCACCGAAGATACATCTTGAAATCAGTAGGAAGACCGAAAACATTGATATCAGCCACAGTTTAAAAGAAGAAATAGCCGAGAACAATTTGGTAAAGTTGATGGAAAGGGtagacaaaagagaaaaaagaagcagATCTGAATCAGCTACCCAGGATATCATTCAACCACATCAAGAAAGAGACCAGCAAAGAACCAAAGAGAAATCATCTCAGTGTCATTACAATGCAGCTAGCAGTAAAGATACACTCCTAAACAAGAAGGATGAACAAGATCGGTTAGGTCTTGCAAATAATCAGACAAAAACCCAGTTGACACAACAAAAAACAACGGTCCACATGGTAAAACCCAAATATCCATTTTGTGAAAAAAAAGACCATGATGTGGACAGCAAGTTAAAGGTAAGCATAGCAACAAAAAGTGATTGGAAATCAAGGACATCTACTGACAAACTAAGCACGAATAAGGTGTTGTCTGGTGGCACAGTTGTTGCCAGAGAAGGAAGTTCAGTAAAGGTTGGAAATTTAGAGCAACCAAAAGAACGTCCAAAGAGCAGCCATCCAGAAATGCAAAACACAATGTACATAACTTCTGATCACATGGAATTAGGTAGAATAGCATATGAGAACTCAGATGATATGAAGTCCTTACTGACAGATCCAAGAACTGATAAAGAGAAGCCCGTGCCTCAAATTCTGGTGACAGCACTGATGAAGCCTGTGCATATTCCAACTGCAAAGAAGGTAGATAGAGCAAACATGAAAGTTCACAGAGGTGAAAGCCATAAGGTTCAAGGCGACAATTCTCGGTACATTAAACGACCAAATGAAAAAAACCAGCAATCATCCTTCTTAAATGATCTGGAGAGGAGATGGAAAGAAAGAATCAGTAAGGATAAAAGAGCAACAGTTTGTTCTCATGAAACAAACTCAGAGCAACATATAGACCAGGAAACTAAATCAACCTTGCTTTCAGATGATTCCTTGGTAGATGCTGGCAAAGACGAAGCAAAAGAGGAGAGGTCAGTTGCGGAGACAAAT TATGATGACAATCATAAAACAGCTTTTAAAGATTCACAAGAGAAGGAAGTTCCCCTCGGTGCAGATTCAGAACTGCGACCTTTCAACTCGAAGGAAAAGCACAACTTGGAGAAAAAGCAGACAGAAG GTGCAACTGAGGACAGGCAGCTCAACAACTGTAACCTTTTAAAGTTGCAGAATCAGGCAATATCTGAAACAAATGGACAAGGTTCACTTACTGAGGATGAATATATTCTCATGCAACTTCTGATTAATAATCAGCATTTTCGCTACACAGCACAAGtgctattcaaaatcatgattcctaATGATGTTATACAAACCAGCAGCCAAGCTGGTCTGAAAGAGGAAAACAAGCCTCTTTTAGATTGTGGATATGAGTTACTGAggagaaaagggaaaagagagaTGATTCATGCCATGACAAAATCTCACGCACGAGGGAAAGTTAGATACCTGAATGCACTGATGAAGGAGTTGAATGAAGATATTGAGAGTCTTAAGTTCCCCAGTGAGACTATAAATAATGATAGCACTGCAGAATTACTTCACATGATGCTCAAGAGAGACATCGAGGATAGGAAGCCAGATATCAATTGTATGTGGGATATTGGTTGGAACAACATTATATTTGCATCTGTTGAAAAGGATGAAATTATAAGGGATATGGAGAAGCATGTATTGAGCGGACTTATCAGTGAGTTAGCTAGAGAGCTAGTAAATGCAACCATCACTGTTTCATAG
- the LOC135671891 gene encoding probable BOI-related E3 ubiquitin-protein ligase 3: MAVESHHLQLFPSQLLGSREIIDTAERQPNPYNMQMGFVAPVSGAASSVAAGSFLPVYNSPAPVTTADVSDSGLTFNNAPSRKRSRPLSFLGDDISSHLQQQMLDIDRLVLQHAAKVRAEMAERRKRLMRQILAAMEEGVSKRLKAKEDEIASIGKLNWALEERIKSLCMENQIWRDLALSKEATANVLRTNLEQVLAAQVRVEEGAATASDAESCCCGDNGEDGAEEGIKAGGWRSACRTCREREPSVLLLPCRHLCLCAECGPAVDACPVCNCTKNGSVNVNMS; the protein is encoded by the exons ATGGCAGTTGAATCCCACCATCTTCAACTCTTCCCCTCCCAACTCCTCGGAAGCAG GGAGATCATCGACACTGCAGAGCGCCAGCCGAATCCGTACAACATGCAAATGGGATTCGTCGCGCCGGTCTCTGGTGCTGCTTCCTCTGTCGCCGCCGGTTCTTTCCTTCCCGTGTACAATTCGCCGGCTCCGGTCACCACCGCTGATGTCTCCGATAGCGGCCTCACCTTCAACAACGCGCCGTCGAGGAAGCGGTCGCGCCCGCTGTCTTTTCTCGGGGACGACATCTCCTCCCACCTGCAACAGCAGATGCTCGACATCGATCGCCTCGTCCTGCAACAC GCGGCGAAGGTGAGGGCGGAGATGGCGGAGCGGCGGAAGCGGCTCATGAGGCAGATCCTCGCGGCCATGGAAGAAGGCGTGTCGAAGCGGCTCAAGGCCAAGGAAGACGagatcgccagcatcgggaagcTCAATTGGGCTCTGGAGGAGCGCATCAAGAGCCTCTGCATGGAGAACCAGATATGGCGCGACCTGGCCCTGAGCAAAGAGGCCACGGCCAACGTGCTGAGGACCAACCTCGAACAGGTGCTCGCGGCGCAGGTGAGGGTGGAGGAGGGAGCGGCGACCGCCTCAGACGCCGAGTCCTGCTGCTGCGGGGACAACGGGGAGGACGGCGCGGAGGAGGGGATCAAGGCCGGCGGGTGGAGGAGCGCTTGCCGGACCTGCCGCGAGCGCGAGCCGTCGGTGCTGCTGCTGCCTTGCCGGCACTTGTGCCTCTGCGCGGAGTGCGGCCCCGCAGTGGACGCATGCCCCGtctgcaattgcaccaaaaatggTAGTGTCAATGTAAACATGTCTTGA
- the LOC103983306 gene encoding proline-rich receptor-like protein kinase PERK4, with translation MSSSPPPGSSSSSSSHSSSTSSSPPPRRPPAASPHPTNTTDSWPPPPPWDSTPPPASKIFTLIHLSDDDSSSHHSSSNSDGSDKSSPPPPPPPPPPPPPPPPPPPPPPPPPPSSPNQLSPSEKSTHSDVNVPLIVGVVAGVGLFFVLMIIVCIRSSKKKNKRHNPMQYYADASAHNDTGLYGSGQPSNWDHRQQSANHVVKVTPPSGSSHAGRWQPQQHSTMMSGSEVSSAYSGPHMPPLPPPSPIVALGFNQSTFSYEELAAATDGFSDANLLGQGGFGYVHKGVLPNGKEIAVKQLKSGSGQGEREFQAEVDIISHIHHRHLVSLVGYCIAGAQRMLVYEFVPNNSLEHHLHGKGLPVMDWSMRLKIALGSAKGIAYLHEDCNPRIIHRDIKSANILLDLNFEAMVADFGLAKLSSDNYTHVSTRVMGTFGYLAPEYASSGKLTEKSDVFSYGVMLLELITGRRPSDTTHALSEDCLVDWARHALSRALADGDYDELADPRLDGNYDPAEMARMVAAAAASIRHSARRRPKMSQIVRALEGDVSLEDLNEGMTPGHSMLFSSGSEYDSSSYTPNTKRVRKVVIASPEYSGQITGHERGHSASSSEGGRSGELRSHPPP, from the exons atgtcttcttctccgccGCCGGGTAGTTCCTCATCGTCCTCCAGCCATTCATCTTCCACGTCATCGTCTCCACCACCGAGACGGCCACCAGCTGCTTCCCCACATCCAACCAACACCACAGATTCTTGGCCACCGCCACCACCGTGGGATTCAACTCCTCCTCCGGCCTCGAAAATCTTCACGTTAATACATTTGTCAGATGACGACTCCTCTTCACATCACTCATCATCTAATTCGGATGGTTCCGACAAATCATcgccgccaccaccgccgccgccgcctccgcctcctcctcctcctcctcctcctcctcctccacctccaccaccaccaccttcttcCCCTAACCAATTGTCGCCTTCCGAGAAATCAACACATTCTGACGTGAACGTGCCTCTGATCGTAGGCGTCGTGGCAGGAGTTGGGCTGTTCTTCGTGCTCATGATCATCGTATGCATTCGCAGctccaagaagaagaacaagcgtCACAATCCAATGCAGTACTACGCAGATGCCTCGGCACACAATG ACACTGGGCTTTACGGTAGTGGACAGCCCTCGAATTGGGATCACAGGCAGCAGAGTGCCAACCATGTTGTTAAGGTGACACCACCTTCGGGATCCTCGCATGCAGGAAGGTGGCAGCCTCAGCAACATTCGACCATGATGAGCGGCAGCGAGGTGAGCTCGGCCTACTCGGGGCCGCACATGCCGCCCCTGCCGCCACCCTCCCCCATCGTTGCCCTTGGATTCAACCAAAGCACCTTCAGCTACGAGGAGCTTGCAGCTGCAACTGATGGCTTCTCGGATGCTAATCTGCTAGGACAGGGAGGATTTGGGTACGTGCACAAGGGGGTTCTCCCAAACGGGAAGGAGATCGCGGTGAAACAGCTCAAGTCGGGGAGTGGGCAAGGGGAGAGGGAATTCCAGGCTGAGGTCGACATCATCAGCCACATCCACCACCGCCACCTGGTGTCCCTCGTCGGGTACTGCATTGCCGGTGCGCAGAGGATGTTGGTGTACGAGTTCGTCCCCAACAACAGTCTCGAACACCACCTCCATG GCAAAGGGCTCCCGGTAATGGACTGGTCGATGAGGCTAAAAATTGCACTGGGATCAGCCAAAGGCATTGCCTACTTGCATGAGGACT GCAACCCTCGGATCATTCACCGCGATATCAAGTCTGCCAACATTCTTCTGGACTTAAACTTCGAGGCTATG GTTGCGGATTTTGGGTTGGCGAAGCTGTCGTCGGACAATTACACTCATGTCTCCACCCGTGTCATGGGAACCTTCGG GTATTTGGCTCCGGAGTACGCATCCAGCGGGAAGCTCACAGAGAAATCCGACGTCTTCTCATATGGagtgatgcttctggagctgatAACCGGACGACGACCGTCCGATACCACGCATGCACTCTCAGAGGATTGCTTGGTGGACTGG GCGAGGCATGCTCTCTCTCGCGCCTTGGCTGACGGAGACTACGACGAGTTAGCCGACCCGCGCTTGGATGGCAACTACGACCCGGCGGAGATGGCGCGCATGGTGGCGGCCGCTGCTGCCAGCATTCGCCATTCCGCAAGGAGACGACCCAAGATGAGCCAG ATCGTGAGAGCATTAGAAGGCGACGTCTCGCTCGAGGACTTGAATGAGGGCATGACGCCAGGGCATAGCATGCTCTTCAGCTCAGGCTCAGAGTACGACTCAAGCTCGTACACCCCGAACACCAAACGCGTGAGGAAGGTCGTGATCGCCAGCCCCGAATACAGCGGACAGATCACGGGGCACGAGCGCGGCCATTCTGCATCCAGCAGCGAAGGAGGTCGCTCCGGTGAGCTGAGATCTCATCCCCCGCCCTGA
- the LOC135671890 gene encoding BTB/POZ domain and ankyrin repeat-containing protein NPR2-like, which yields MPNLTEPSSSISFASSSYLSNGSSAYHVPGGTAPSPSPPPAAPEGGTNLEVLSLSKLSTNLERLLLDTEFDCTDAEIAVEGDPVGIHRCILAARSRFFRDLFSREGSGGNRQEGKPRYVMNELVPGGRIGREAFMVFLSYLYTGKLRAAPQDVSICVDRFCAHDACRPAIGFAVELLYASSVFQIAELVSLLQRRLLNFVDKAMVEDVIPILQVASHSKLNQLLSHCVQRVARSDLDDIALEKELPQEVAEEIRLLRRESQPKESTATVDPMLEKRIKRIHRALDSDDVELVKLLLSESGVTLDDAYALHYAAAYSDSKVVAELLDLGSANVNLKNDREYTPLHLAAMRREPAVIVSLLTKGASALETTADGQNAVRICRRLTRAKDYFTRTEQGQESNKNKICIDILEREIMRNPLAAEDSATSPLLADDLHMKLLYLENRVAFARLFFPAEAKLAMEIAHANTTSEFTGIAKSRSSSNLRDVDLNETPVVQNKRLRSRVDALSKTVELGRRYFPHCSQVLDKFLEDDLPDVFYLQKGTPDEQKVKKLRFCELKEDVRKAFSKDKAGSLLLGLSSSSSSSSPKSEEKHHTFARN from the exons ATGCCTAATCTCACGGAGCCTTCGTCTTCCATAAGCTTTGCCTCTTCCTCCTACCTCTCCAATGGCTCGAGTGCCTACCATGTTCCGGGTGGCACCGCGCCTAGCCCCTCGCCTCCTCCCGCGGCGCCGGAGGGTGGGACCAACCTCGAGGTCCTGAGCCTCAGCAAGCTGAGCACTAATCTCGAGCGCCTCCTCCTCGACACCGAGTTTGACTGCACTGACGCCGAGATCGCAGTGGAAGGGGATCCTGTCGGCATCCACCGCTGCATCCTGGCCGCAAGGAGCCGGTTCTTCCGTGACCTCTTCTCCCGGGAAGGAAGCGGAGGGAATCGACAGGAGGGGAAGCCCAGGTACGTCATGAACGAGCTGGTCCCCGGTGGTCGGATCGGCCGGGAGGCCTTCATGGTCTTCTTGAGCTATCTCTACACGGGCAAGCTCCGAGCAGCCCCGCAGGATGTGTCGATATGCGTTGACAGGTTCTGCGCGCATGACGCTTGCCGGCCAGCCATTGGCTTCGCCGTCGAGCTCTTGTACGCATCTTCTGTCTTTCAGATCGCGGAGCTCGTCTCACTTTTACAG CGTCGACTTCTGAATTTTGTTGATAAAGCTATGGTGGAAGATGTCATTCCTATCCTTCAGGTTGCCTCCCACTCGAAGCTTAACCAGTTGCTCTCTCACTGTGTCCAAAGAGTAGCTAGGTCGGATCTTGATGATATTGCTCTCGAGAAGGAGCTCCCGCAAGAAGTAGCTGAAGAAATTAGATTATTGCGTCGCGAATCTCAGCCTAAGGAATCTACTGCCACCGTGGACCCCATGCTTGAGAAGAGAATTAAAAGAATCCACAGAGCCCTGGACTCTGATGATGTTGAACTGGTAAAGTTGCTTTTGAGTGAGTCTGGGGTTACTCTAGATGATGCCTATGCTCTACATTATGCGGCTGCTTACTCTGATTCTAAAGTTGTCGCTGAGTTGTTAGACCTTGGGTCAGCCAATGTGAATTTAAAGAATGATAGAGAATACACACCACTTCATTTGGCTGCCATGAGAAGAGAGCCAGCAGTGATTGTGTCACTTCTCACAAAAGGTGCCTCAGCATTAGAAACAACAGCTGATGGCCAAAATGCTGTTAGAATATGTAGGAGACTAACTAGGGCGAAAGATTATTTTACAAGAACAGAGCAGGGTCAAGAATCAAATAAAAACAAGATTTGCATTGATATTCTAGAGAGAGAGATTATGAGGAATCCCTTGGCTGCAGAAGACTCTGCTACATCACCATTGTTGGCTGATGATCTACACATGAAGCTTCTTTACCTGGAAAATAGAG TTGCATTTGCAAGATTATTCTTCCCTGCTGAAGCTAAGTTAGCCATGGAAATAGCACACGCCAACACAACTTCTGAATTTACTGGTATTGCTAAATCTAGAAGCTCCAGTAACCTGAGGGATGTTGACCTGAATGAGACACCCGTAGTGCAAAATAAGAGGCTTCGATCAAGGGTAGATGCCTTGTCGAAAACAG TGGAATTGGGCCGGCGATATTTTCCTCACTGTTCACAAGTGTTGGATAAGTTCCTGGAGGATGACTTGCCCGATGTGTTCTACCTCCAGAAGGGCACCCCCGATGAGCAGAAGGTCAAAAAGTTGCGTTTCTGTGAGCTCAAAGAGGATGTTAGGAAGGCATTCAGCAAGGACAAGGCCGGAAGCTTGCTCTTGGGGCTGTCATCATCCTCATCCTCGTCATCGCCTAAAAGTGAAGAAAAGCATCACACGTTTGCAAGAAATTGA